In the genome of Leishmania infantum JPCM5 genome chromosome 27, one region contains:
- a CDS encoding putative replication factor C, subunit 4, translating into MSTVNTPWVEKYRPQTVADIVGNTEAISRLQVIAKEGNLPNLLLCGPPGTGKTTSMLCLARDLLLQSTDTGSAGASPGGATKDILKDAVLELNASDDRGLDVVREKIKLFAQTKKTLPRKFFSTGEGVAKDDHVVHLHKIVLLDEADSMTPAAQQALRRTMELHSSTTRFAFACNNSSRIIEPIQSRCAVVRFKKLSDADILKRLVYVIQQENVSYTDDGLEALLYLAEGDLRQALNALQATHTGYGLVNADNVFKVCDQPHPLLVENVITACVTKRNIEEAHREMNRLLNRGYAPVDVIATFFKVVQTNARLFRSELQQLEVLKIVGETTMRIAEGVGTPLQLAAMLARMIAAVENTPS; encoded by the coding sequence atgTCCACCGTCAACACGCCGTGGGTGGAGAAGTACCGTCCGCAGACGGTGGCGGACATCGTCGGTAACACGGAGGCCATATCGCGTTTGCAAGTGATCGCGAAGGAGGGCAACTTGCCCAACCTGCTTCTCTGTGGACCTCCCGGCACCGGTAAGACGACGAGTATGCTCTGTCTCGCGCGCGACTTATTGCTTCAGAGCACCGACACCGGAAGCGCAGGGGCGTCGCCGGGTGGAGCCACGAAGGATATCCTCAAGGACGCGGTACTCGAGCTGAACGCCAGCGACGACCGCGGATTGGACGTGGTACGTGAGAAGATCAAGCTCTTTGCCCAGACAAAGAAGACGCTGCCCAGGAAGTTCTTCTCTACAGGCGAGGGTGTCGCCAAGGACGACCACGTGGTGCACCTTCACAAAATTGTGCTGCTGGATGAGGCGGATAGCATGACccccgcagcgcagcaggcgtTGCGTCGCACCATGGAactgcacagcagcactACGCGGTTTGCCTTTGCGTGCAACAATAGCAGCAGGATCATCGAGCCCATCCAGTCCCGCTGCGCTGTCGTCCGATTCAAGAAGCTCAGCGATGCGGATATCTTGAAGCGGCTGGTGTACGTCATCCAGCAAGAGAACGTTTCCTACACCGATGACGGACTAGAGGCGCTCCTTTACCTCGCCGAgggcgacctgcggcagGCACTGAATGCCCTCCaggccacacacaccggcTACGGACTCGTGAACGCTGACAATGTCTTCAAGGTGTGCGATCAGCCGCATCCGCTGCTCGTCGAGAACGTCATCACGGCGTGCGTCACGAAACGCAACATTGAGGAGGCGCACAGGGAGATGAATCGCCTGCTTAACCGCGGCTACGCCCCTGTCGACGTGATCGCGACTTTTTTCAAGGTCGTTCAGACAAACGCGCGCCTCTTTCGCAGTGAGTTGCAGCAGCTGGAAGTGCTAAAAATAGTGGGCGAAACAACGATGCGAATCGCGGAGGGTGTGGGCACCCCactgcagctggccgcgatGCTCGCACGCATGATTGCCGCCGTGGAGAACACTCCGTCATAG
- a CDS encoding putative protein kinase, with the protein MSASVNNLDGKLDLVDITALSAAYEPEEVLGEGTYGIVFRARNKATGAKYAIKKLRLDGFSEGVPATTIREATLLHDLNDNPNVVKLLDVVCSDHRVYLVFELLDEDLRSFIKRYRPVSGQKPTNGTAVPLHLVREFTRQILYALWTCHNNRILHRDLKPGNILVANYRSKNGETKFYVKLADFGLARMFEMSVQTYTHEVMTLWYRSPEIILGDRHYTPAADVWSVGCIVAEMILGYSLFRGENWRDQLDKVFYVVGTPTEQTWPGVTKLPGYDRNFKVYHVAPLPTRLRDYDEKAVEFIAYLLVTNPKLRPTIPEILEHPFMKDA; encoded by the coding sequence ATGTCCGCGTCCGTGAACAACTTGGATGGTAAGCTGGACTTGGTAGACATCACGGCGTTGAGTGCCGCGTATGAGCCGGAGGAGGTGCTTGGCGAGGGCACGTACGGCATCGTGTTTCGGGCTCGCAACAAAGCAACCGGGGCCAAGTATGCCATCAAGAAGCTCCGGCTAGACGGCTTCTCGGAAGGCGTGCCAGCGACCACTATCCGCGAGGCGACTCTCTTACACGATCTCAACGACAACCCAAATGTGGTGAAGCTTCTAGATGTAGTGTGTAGTGACCATCGTGTCTACCTCGTTTTCGAGCTACTTGACGAGGACCTCCGAAGCTTTATCAAGCGGTACCGTCCCGTCAGCGGGCAGAAACCCACAAATGGcacagcggtgccgctccaCCTTGTGCGGGAGTTTACGCGTCAGATTCTCTACGCGTTGTGGACATGCCACAACAACCGCATCCTACATCGAGACCTGAAGCCAGGCAACATCCTCGTGGCAAACTACCGCAGCAAGAATGGGGAGACGAAGTTCTACGTGAAGCTGGCCGACTTTGGGCTGGCACGCATGTTCGAGATGTCAGTGCAGACGTACACGCACGAGGTCATGACCTTGTGGTATCGTTCCCCCGAGATTATTCTCGGCGATCGTCACTACACGCCGGCGGCAGATGTGTGGTCAGTGGGCTGCATCGTCGCGGAGATGATTCTCGGCTATTCCCTCTTTCGTGGCGAGAACTGGCGCGACCAGCTGGACAAGGTCTTCTACGTTGTGGGCACTCCGACGGAGCAGACGTGGCCCGGTGTCACGAAGCTGCCTGGATACGACCGCAACTTCAAGGTTTACCACGTGGCACCCCtgccgacgcggctgcgcgactACGACGAGAAAGCGGTAGAGTTCATTGCCTACTTGCTTGTCACGAACCCGAAGCTTCGGCCCACGATTCCGGAAATCCTGGAACACCCCTTTATGAAGGATGCGTAG